The following coding sequences lie in one Bacteroidota bacterium genomic window:
- the rpoB gene encoding DNA-directed RNA polymerase subunit beta yields MAANSTDRISFASTKSSLEYPDFLDIQLQSFQDFFQLDTNPENRKNEGLYRVFSENFPISDARNNFVLEFLDYFIDPPRYTIEECIERGLTYSVPLKAKLKLYCTDPEHEDFETQVQDVYLGMIPYMTPKGTFIINGAERVIVSQLHRSPGVFFGQHKHANGTTLYSARIIPFKGSWMEFSTDINNVMYAYIDRKKKLPVTTLLRAIGYETDKDILEIFNLAEEVKVSKAGLKRVLGRKLAARVVRSWIEDFVDEDTGEVVSIERNEVIIERETILESDHIDLIIDSGVKAILLHREDFNTADYAIIFNTLQKDTANSEKEAVEFIYRQLRNAEPPDEETARGIIDKLFFSDKRYDLGEVGRYRINTKLGLNTPEDVKVLTKEDIISIIRHLVELANGHAEVDDIDHLSNRRVRTVGEQLYAQFGVGLARMARTIRERMNVRDNEVFTPTDLINAKTLSSVINSFFGTNQLSQFMDQTNPLSEVTHKRRISALGPGGLSRERAGFEVRDVHYTHYGRLCTIETPEGPNIGLISSLCVYAKINKLGFIETPYRVVKDGRVDLEGEPVYLSAEEEENKIIAQATAPQNDNGEFVNERVKVRYMADYPIIEKEKVDLIDVAPNQIASIAASLIPFLEHDDANRALMGSNMMRQAVPLMQPEAPIVGTGIERAVAKDSRVLIHAEGDGEVVYVDAKKIMVRYERTEDEKLLSFDADVKTYTLTKYVRTNQNTSITLKPIVRRGQKVTKGQVLCEGYGTQNGELAIGRNLMVAFMPWKGYNFEDAIVVSERIVKEDIFTSVHIEEFSLEVRDTKRGIEELTNDIPNVSAEATKDLDENGLIRIGAEVNEGDILIGKITPKGETDPTPEEKLLRAIFGDKAGDVKNASLKAPPSMKGVVIDKKLFSRVIKDRKSRSRDRDVLAEIEHEFNQQANELKNRLVDKLTVLLNGKTSNNVTNNFKELVIPKKTKFTQKLLQSIDFHNINPNGWTTDEDLNLKVSTLLHNYNIKFKEIFGVYNRKKFIAAVGDELPNGIVQLAKVYVAKKRKLNIGDKMAGRHGNKGIVARIVREEDMPFLEDGTPVDIVLNPLGVPSRMNLGQIYETVLGWAGKKLGVKFATPIFDGANIDEINEYMRKAGLPENGSVYLYDGGTGERFDQPATVGYIYMLKLHHMVDDKMHARSIGPYSLITQQPLGGKAQFGGQRFGEMEVWALEAFGASNILQEILTVKSDDVVGRAKAYEAIVKGDNMPNPGVPESFNVLVHELRGLGLEVTFD; encoded by the coding sequence TTGGCAGCTAATTCAACCGATCGTATCAGTTTTGCATCCACAAAATCATCGCTCGAATATCCGGACTTTCTAGATATCCAGCTGCAGTCGTTCCAGGATTTTTTTCAGCTCGATACTAACCCCGAGAACAGAAAAAATGAAGGACTCTACCGGGTATTTTCCGAGAATTTTCCCATTTCGGATGCACGAAACAATTTCGTATTAGAATTCCTTGATTATTTTATCGACCCGCCCCGCTACACCATCGAGGAGTGCATTGAGCGCGGTCTGACCTACAGCGTTCCGCTGAAGGCAAAATTAAAACTTTATTGTACCGACCCTGAGCACGAAGACTTCGAAACCCAGGTGCAGGATGTGTACTTAGGCATGATTCCTTACATGACCCCTAAAGGCACATTCATTATCAATGGTGCTGAGCGCGTGATTGTATCGCAGTTGCACCGCTCTCCCGGGGTATTTTTCGGTCAGCACAAACACGCCAACGGTACAACACTCTATTCTGCACGGATCATTCCTTTCAAAGGATCGTGGATGGAGTTTTCGACCGACATCAACAACGTGATGTATGCCTACATCGACCGAAAGAAAAAACTGCCGGTCACTACCTTGCTCAGGGCTATTGGCTACGAAACTGACAAAGACATCCTCGAAATTTTCAACCTCGCCGAAGAGGTGAAAGTGAGCAAGGCCGGTCTCAAGCGTGTGCTGGGCCGCAAACTTGCCGCAAGGGTTGTTCGCTCGTGGATCGAAGACTTTGTGGATGAGGATACCGGTGAAGTCGTTTCAATCGAACGAAACGAGGTTATCATCGAACGTGAGACCATCCTCGAAAGCGACCACATTGATCTGATCATCGACTCGGGCGTAAAAGCGATCCTTCTTCACCGTGAGGATTTCAATACTGCAGATTACGCCATCATTTTCAACACACTGCAAAAGGACACGGCCAACTCGGAAAAGGAAGCCGTTGAATTCATATACAGGCAGTTGCGCAACGCAGAGCCACCGGACGAAGAGACCGCCCGTGGCATCATCGACAAACTTTTCTTCTCCGATAAACGCTATGACCTCGGAGAAGTAGGTCGCTACCGTATCAACACCAAACTGGGACTCAACACCCCTGAGGACGTGAAGGTGCTGACCAAAGAGGACATCATCTCGATCATTCGTCATCTGGTCGAGCTTGCCAACGGCCATGCCGAAGTGGACGACATTGACCACCTGAGCAACAGGCGCGTCCGCACTGTAGGCGAGCAACTGTATGCCCAGTTTGGTGTAGGTCTGGCACGTATGGCCCGCACCATCCGCGAACGCATGAATGTGCGCGACAACGAGGTGTTTACCCCTACCGACCTGATCAATGCCAAAACATTGTCATCGGTAATCAATTCGTTTTTCGGCACCAATCAGTTGTCGCAGTTCATGGACCAGACCAACCCTTTGTCGGAAGTGACGCACAAGCGCAGAATCTCGGCACTGGGACCCGGCGGTTTGTCGCGCGAGCGTGCAGGCTTTGAGGTGCGCGACGTTCACTATACCCACTACGGCAGACTTTGTACGATCGAGACACCGGAAGGGCCAAACATCGGTCTGATCTCCTCGCTGTGCGTTTATGCCAAGATCAACAAACTTGGATTTATCGAAACGCCTTACCGCGTGGTCAAGGACGGCCGTGTGGACCTCGAAGGCGAACCGGTTTACCTGAGTGCTGAAGAAGAGGAAAACAAAATCATCGCCCAGGCTACTGCTCCTCAAAACGACAACGGAGAGTTTGTGAACGAAAGGGTGAAAGTGCGCTACATGGCCGACTATCCTATCATCGAAAAGGAGAAAGTTGACCTCATTGACGTTGCACCCAACCAGATTGCTTCGATTGCTGCTTCACTTATCCCCTTCCTCGAACACGACGACGCCAACCGTGCCCTCATGGGCTCGAACATGATGCGTCAGGCAGTTCCGTTGATGCAACCCGAAGCACCCATAGTAGGAACCGGCATCGAACGCGCTGTAGCCAAAGACTCGCGCGTGCTTATCCATGCCGAAGGCGATGGTGAAGTGGTGTATGTGGATGCCAAAAAAATCATGGTCCGTTACGAGCGCACGGAAGATGAAAAACTTCTGAGCTTCGATGCGGATGTGAAAACATACACCCTCACAAAATATGTCAGGACCAACCAGAACACCAGCATCACACTGAAGCCCATCGTACGCCGCGGACAAAAAGTGACCAAAGGTCAGGTGCTTTGCGAAGGCTACGGCACACAAAACGGCGAGCTCGCCATCGGACGTAACCTGATGGTGGCTTTCATGCCCTGGAAAGGATACAACTTTGAAGACGCCATCGTAGTTTCGGAAAGGATTGTCAAGGAAGACATCTTCACTTCCGTTCACATTGAGGAATTTTCGCTTGAAGTTCGCGACACCAAACGTGGTATAGAAGAGCTTACCAACGACATTCCCAACGTGAGTGCCGAAGCTACCAAAGACCTCGACGAAAACGGTCTGATCCGTATCGGCGCCGAGGTCAACGAAGGCGATATCCTTATTGGTAAAATTACCCCGAAAGGTGAAACCGATCCCACACCTGAGGAAAAACTGCTTCGGGCCATCTTTGGCGACAAAGCAGGCGACGTGAAGAACGCCTCCCTCAAGGCACCACCGTCGATGAAGGGTGTGGTGATTGACAAAAAACTCTTTTCGAGGGTTATCAAAGACCGTAAATCGCGCAGCCGCGACAGGGATGTGCTTGCAGAAATCGAGCATGAGTTCAATCAGCAGGCTAATGAACTGAAAAACAGGCTTGTAGATAAGCTCACTGTGCTGCTTAACGGCAAGACTTCGAACAATGTGACCAACAACTTCAAAGAACTGGTGATTCCGAAGAAGACCAAGTTCACCCAAAAGTTGTTGCAGTCAATCGATTTCCACAACATCAATCCGAACGGCTGGACCACCGATGAGGATCTGAACCTGAAGGTGAGCACCCTGCTGCACAACTATAACATCAAATTCAAGGAAATTTTTGGTGTGTACAACCGCAAAAAATTCATTGCGGCCGTAGGCGACGAGCTTCCGAATGGCATTGTGCAGCTTGCAAAGGTGTATGTGGCCAAGAAACGCAAACTCAACATTGGCGATAAAATGGCCGGACGCCATGGTAACAAGGGTATTGTGGCCCGAATTGTCCGTGAGGAGGATATGCCTTTTCTCGAAGACGGAACGCCGGTTGACATTGTCCTCAACCCCCTGGGTGTACCATCGCGTATGAACCTTGGTCAGATCTATGAAACCGTGCTTGGCTGGGCAGGTAAAAAACTTGGTGTCAAGTTTGCAACTCCCATTTTCGACGGTGCCAACATCGACGAGATCAACGAGTACATGCGCAAGGCAGGTTTGCCCGAGAACGGTTCGGTTTACCTTTACGACGGCGGAACCGGCGAACGCTTCGACCAGCCTGCAACCGTAGGATACATCTACATGCTCAAGCTGCACCACATGGTGGACGACAAGATGCACGCACGCTCCATCGGACCATATTCGTTGATCACGCAGCAGCCCCTCGGCGGTAAAGCTCAGTTTGGTGGTCAGCGTTTCGGTGAAATGGAAGTCTGGGCACTCGAAGCATTCGGCGCCAGCAATATCCTGCAGGAAATCCTGACCGTGAAATCGGACGATGTGGTTGGACGTGCAAAAGCCTACGAAGCTATTGTGAAAGGCGACAACATGCCCAATCCCGGAGTTCCCGAATCGTTCAATGTATTGGTTCACGAATTGCGCGGCTTAGGCCTCGAAGTCACATTTGATTAA